A portion of the Citrobacter rodentium NBRC 105723 = DSM 16636 genome contains these proteins:
- the dkgA gene encoding 2,5-didehydrogluconate reductase DkgA, which yields MANQTVIKLQDGNVMPQLGLGVWKAGNDEVVSAIHKALEVGYRSIDTAAAYKNEEGVGNALASAGVPRDELFITTKLWNDDQKRPREALLESLEKLRLDYVDLYLMHWPVPAIDRYVEAWQGMIDLQKEGLIKSIGVCNFQINHLQRLIDETGVTPVINQIELHPLMQQRQLHAWNATHKIQTESWSPLAQGGEGVFDQKIIRDLADKYGKTPAQIVIRWHLDNGLVVIPKSVTPSRIAENFDVWDFRLDKDELGEIARLDQGKRLGPDPDQFGG from the coding sequence ATGGCAAACCAAACCGTAATTAAGCTTCAGGATGGCAATGTAATGCCCCAGCTGGGGTTAGGCGTATGGAAAGCCGGTAACGACGAGGTCGTCTCCGCCATTCATAAAGCACTGGAAGTCGGCTACCGGTCAATCGATACCGCCGCCGCCTACAAAAATGAAGAGGGGGTGGGCAACGCGCTGGCCAGCGCGGGCGTCCCACGCGACGAGCTGTTCATCACCACCAAATTGTGGAATGACGATCAAAAACGTCCGCGCGAAGCGCTGCTGGAAAGTCTGGAAAAACTCCGCCTCGACTACGTGGACCTGTACCTGATGCACTGGCCGGTGCCGGCTATCGATCGTTACGTTGAGGCCTGGCAGGGCATGATCGATCTGCAAAAAGAGGGGCTGATCAAGAGCATCGGGGTGTGCAACTTCCAGATCAACCACCTTCAGCGCCTGATTGATGAAACGGGCGTGACGCCGGTGATTAACCAGATTGAACTGCACCCGCTGATGCAACAGCGCCAGCTTCACGCCTGGAATGCGACGCATAAAATCCAGACGGAGTCCTGGAGCCCGCTGGCGCAGGGCGGCGAAGGCGTGTTCGATCAGAAAATCATCCGCGACCTCGCGGACAAGTACGGTAAAACCCCGGCGCAGATTGTTATCCGCTGGCATCTGGACAACGGCCTGGTGGTGATCCCGAAATCGGTCACGCCGTCGCGCATTGCTGAGAACTTTGACGTCTGGGACTTCCGGCTTGATAAAGACGAGCTGGGCGAGATCGCCAGACTGGATCAGGGCAAGCGACTTGGCCCCGACCCGGATCAGTTCGGCGGCTGA
- a CDS encoding SDR family oxidoreductase gives MTQLKDPTTQYYTGEYPQQKQPAPGVQAKMTPVPDCGEKSYVGSGRLKDRKALVTGGDSGIGRAAAIAYAREGADVAINYLPAEEEDAQQVKALIEECGRKAVLIPGDLSDETFARSLVHKAREALGGLDTLALVAGKQVAIPEIKDLTSEQFQKTFAINVFALFWITQEAIPLLPAGSSIVTTSSIQAYQPSPHLLDYASTKAAILNYSRGLAKQVAEKGIRVNVVAPGPIWTALQISGGQTQDKIPQFGQQTPMKRAGQPAELAPVYVYLASQESSYVTAEVHGVCGGEHLG, from the coding sequence ATGACGCAATTAAAAGACCCGACCACCCAGTACTACACCGGTGAATATCCCCAGCAGAAACAGCCCGCGCCGGGCGTGCAGGCGAAAATGACCCCGGTTCCCGACTGTGGCGAGAAAAGCTACGTCGGCAGCGGTCGCCTTAAAGATCGTAAAGCACTGGTGACAGGAGGTGACTCCGGCATCGGACGTGCTGCCGCCATTGCTTACGCGCGTGAAGGCGCAGATGTGGCGATCAACTACCTGCCAGCGGAAGAAGAAGACGCGCAGCAGGTGAAAGCGCTTATCGAAGAGTGCGGACGCAAAGCGGTGCTGATTCCGGGCGATCTGAGCGATGAAACGTTCGCCCGCTCTCTGGTGCATAAAGCGCGCGAAGCGCTGGGCGGTCTGGACACGCTGGCGCTGGTGGCCGGGAAGCAGGTGGCGATTCCGGAAATCAAAGATCTGACCAGCGAACAGTTCCAGAAGACCTTCGCGATAAACGTCTTTGCGCTGTTCTGGATCACTCAGGAAGCGATTCCGCTACTGCCTGCCGGTTCCAGCATTGTCACCACCTCCTCTATTCAGGCTTATCAGCCGAGCCCGCATCTGCTGGACTACGCCTCAACCAAAGCCGCTATCCTTAACTACAGTCGTGGACTGGCAAAACAGGTGGCGGAAAAAGGGATCCGCGTCAACGTTGTTGCGCCGGGGCCAATCTGGACCGCGCTGCAAATCTCCGGCGGTCAGACCCAGGATAAAATCCCGCAGTTTGGTCAGCAAACGCCAATGAAACGCGCAGGACAGCCGGCGGAACTGGCGCCCGTGTATGTTTATCTGGCAAGTCAGGAATCAAGCTATGTTACCGCGGAAGTACACGGTGTGTGCGGCGGGGAGCATTTAGGCTAG
- the yqhD gene encoding alcohol dehydrogenase, with protein sequence MNNFNLHTPTRILFGKGAIADLRAQIPQEARVLITYGGGSVKKTGVLAQVLEALKGMDVREFGGIEPNPSYETLMKAVQIARDDKITFLLAVGGGSVLDGTKFIAAAAHYPNDIDPWHILQTSGSEIKSAIPMGSVLTLPATGSESNKGAVISRKTTGDKQAFHSAHVQPVFAVLDPVYTYTLPPRQVANGVVDAFVHTVEQYVTRPVDAKIQDRFAEGILLTLIEDGPKALQQPENYAVRANVMWAATQALNGLIGAGVPQDWATHMLGHELTAMHGLDHAQTLAVVLPALWNEKRDAKRAKLLQYAERVWNITDGSEDERIDAAIAATRNFFEQLGVPTRLSGYGLDGSSIPALLAKLEEHGMTQLGENKDITLDVSRRIYEAAR encoded by the coding sequence ATGAATAACTTTAATCTGCATACCCCGACCCGCATTCTGTTTGGTAAAGGCGCCATTGCCGATCTGCGCGCGCAGATCCCGCAGGAGGCACGCGTGCTGATCACCTACGGCGGCGGCAGCGTGAAAAAGACCGGCGTACTGGCACAGGTTCTGGAGGCGCTGAAGGGCATGGACGTGCGCGAGTTTGGCGGCATCGAACCCAACCCCTCCTACGAAACGCTGATGAAGGCGGTGCAAATCGCCCGCGATGACAAGATTACCTTTCTGCTGGCGGTCGGCGGCGGCTCTGTGCTCGACGGCACCAAGTTCATCGCCGCGGCGGCGCACTATCCGAACGATATCGATCCGTGGCACATCCTGCAGACCAGCGGCAGCGAGATTAAAAGCGCCATCCCGATGGGCTCCGTGCTGACCCTGCCCGCCACCGGTTCTGAATCTAACAAAGGCGCGGTCATCTCGCGTAAAACCACCGGCGACAAACAGGCGTTCCATTCCGCGCACGTACAGCCGGTGTTCGCGGTGCTGGACCCGGTTTACACCTACACCCTGCCGCCGCGTCAGGTGGCGAACGGCGTGGTTGATGCCTTTGTGCATACCGTTGAGCAGTACGTGACCCGGCCGGTTGACGCCAAAATTCAGGATCGCTTCGCCGAAGGCATTCTGCTGACGCTGATCGAAGACGGCCCGAAAGCGCTCCAGCAACCGGAAAACTACGCGGTGCGCGCGAACGTCATGTGGGCGGCGACGCAGGCGCTCAATGGCCTGATCGGCGCTGGCGTGCCGCAGGACTGGGCAACGCATATGCTGGGCCACGAACTGACGGCGATGCACGGTCTGGATCACGCTCAGACGCTGGCGGTGGTGCTGCCTGCGCTGTGGAATGAAAAACGCGACGCCAAACGCGCCAAACTGCTGCAATACGCGGAGCGCGTCTGGAACATCACCGACGGCTCTGAAGATGAGCGTATTGATGCGGCCATTGCGGCAACGCGCAACTTCTTTGAGCAGCTTGGCGTACCGACGCGCCTCTCCGGCTATGGTCTGGACGGCAGTTCCATCCCGGCGCTGCTGGCGAAATTAGAGGAGCACGGCATGACGCAACTGGGTGAAAATAAAGATATTACTCTTGACGTCAGCCGCCGTATTTACGAAGCCGCACGCTAA
- a CDS encoding YgiQ family radical SAM protein has protein sequence MSAISLIQPDRDLFSWPQYWAACFGPAPFLPMSRDEMDQLGWDSCDIILVTGDAYVDHPSFGMAICGRMLEAQGFRVGIIAQPEWNSKDDFMRLGKPNLFFGVTAGNMDSMINRYTADRRLRHDDAYTPDNVAGKRPDRATLVYTQRCKEAWKDVPVILGGIEASLRRTAHYDYWSDTVRRSVLVDSKADMLMFGNGERPLVEVAHRLAMGETIDQIRDVRNTAIMVKEALPGWSGVDSTRLDTPGKIDPIPHPYGEDLPCADNKPVVPGKQAAKAVTVQPPRPKPWEKTYVLLPSFEKVKGDKVLYAHASRILHHETNPGCARALMQKHGDRYVWINPPAIPLSTEEMDSVFALPYKRVPHPAYGNRRIPAYEMIRFSINIMRGCFGGCSFCSITEHEGRIIQSRSEDSIINEIEAIRDTVPGFTGVISDLGGPTANMYMLRCKSPRAEQTCRRLSCVYPDICPHMDTNHEPTINLYRRARDLKGIKKILIASGVRYDIAVEDPRYIKELASHHVGGYLKIAPEHTEEGPLSKMMKPGMGSYDRFKELFDLYSKQAGKEQYLIPYFISAHPGTRDEDMVNLALWLKRHRFRLDQVQNFYPSPLANSTTMYYTGKNPLGKIGYKSEDVVVPKGDKQRRLHKALLRYHDPANWPLIRQALEEMGKKHLIGGRRDCLVPAPTIEEMREARRQNRHTRPALTKHTPVAHQRQTPVARKKRGQAG, from the coding sequence ATGAGCGCAATATCCCTGATCCAGCCAGACAGAGATCTCTTCTCCTGGCCTCAGTACTGGGCGGCCTGTTTTGGACCTGCTCCTTTTTTGCCGATGTCTCGCGACGAAATGGATCAACTTGGCTGGGATAGCTGCGACATTATTCTGGTGACGGGCGACGCGTATGTCGACCATCCGAGCTTCGGCATGGCAATTTGCGGACGTATGCTGGAAGCACAGGGCTTTCGCGTCGGCATCATCGCTCAGCCGGAGTGGAACAGCAAAGACGACTTTATGCGTCTGGGTAAACCCAATCTGTTCTTCGGCGTGACCGCAGGCAATATGGACTCGATGATCAACCGCTACACCGCCGATCGCCGCCTGCGCCATGACGATGCCTATACGCCGGATAACGTCGCGGGCAAGCGCCCGGACCGCGCCACGCTGGTTTACACCCAACGCTGCAAAGAGGCGTGGAAAGATGTCCCGGTCATTCTCGGCGGCATTGAGGCCAGCCTGCGGCGTACCGCGCATTATGATTACTGGTCCGATACCGTGCGCCGCTCCGTGCTGGTGGATTCCAAAGCCGATATGCTGATGTTCGGCAACGGCGAGCGTCCGCTGGTGGAAGTGGCGCATCGTCTGGCGATGGGGGAAACCATCGACCAGATCCGCGACGTGCGTAACACCGCGATTATGGTGAAAGAGGCGCTGCCGGGCTGGAGCGGCGTCGACTCCACCCGCCTCGACACGCCGGGCAAAATCGACCCGATCCCGCATCCGTATGGTGAAGATCTGCCGTGTGCAGATAACAAACCGGTCGTACCGGGTAAGCAGGCGGCTAAAGCCGTTACCGTGCAGCCGCCGCGTCCAAAACCGTGGGAAAAAACCTACGTACTGCTGCCCTCTTTTGAGAAAGTGAAGGGCGATAAGGTGCTTTACGCCCACGCTTCCCGCATTCTGCACCATGAAACCAACCCCGGCTGCGCGCGGGCGCTGATGCAAAAGCACGGCGACCGCTATGTCTGGATTAACCCACCGGCCATTCCGCTCTCCACCGAAGAGATGGACAGCGTGTTTGCGCTGCCGTACAAGCGCGTGCCGCATCCGGCCTACGGCAACCGCCGCATTCCGGCATATGAAATGATCCGTTTTTCGATCAATATTATGCGCGGCTGCTTTGGCGGCTGTTCGTTCTGTTCGATCACCGAGCACGAAGGGCGCATTATTCAGAGCCGCTCTGAAGATTCGATCATCAATGAGATTGAAGCAATCCGCGATACCGTGCCGGGCTTTACCGGCGTGATCTCCGATCTCGGCGGCCCGACGGCCAACATGTATATGCTGCGCTGTAAGTCGCCGCGCGCAGAGCAGACCTGCCGCCGTCTGTCGTGCGTCTATCCGGATATTTGTCCGCATATGGATACTAACCACGAGCCGACAATCAACCTGTACCGCCGCGCGCGCGATCTGAAAGGCATCAAGAAGATCCTCATTGCCTCCGGCGTGCGTTATGACATTGCGGTTGAAGATCCGCGCTACATTAAAGAGCTGGCGAGCCATCACGTCGGCGGCTATCTGAAGATCGCCCCGGAACATACCGAAGAAGGGCCGCTGTCGAAGATGATGAAGCCGGGCATGGGCAGCTATGACCGCTTCAAAGAGCTGTTCGATCTCTATTCGAAGCAGGCGGGCAAAGAGCAGTATCTGATCCCGTACTTTATCTCCGCGCACCCCGGTACGCGCGATGAAGATATGGTGAACCTGGCGCTGTGGCTGAAGCGCCACCGTTTCCGCCTCGATCAGGTACAGAACTTCTACCCGTCGCCGCTCGCTAACTCGACGACTATGTATTACACCGGTAAGAACCCGCTGGGTAAAATTGGCTATAAGAGTGAAGATGTGGTGGTGCCGAAGGGCGACAAGCAGCGCCGTCTGCACAAAGCGCTGCTGCGCTATCACGATCCGGCTAACTGGCCGCTGATCCGTCAGGCGCTGGAAGAGATGGGCAAGAAGCATCTGATCGGCGGACGCCGTGACTGTCTGGTGCCGGCGCCGACCATTGAAGAGATGCGTGAAGCGCGTCGTCAGAACCGCCATACCCGTCCGGCGCTGACCAAACATACGCCGGTAGCGCATCAGCGCCAGACCCCTGTCGCCCGTAAAAAACGCGGCCAGGCCGGATAA
- the exbD gene encoding TonB system transport protein ExbD: MAMRLNENLDDNGEMHEINVTPFIDVMLVLLIIFMVAAPLATVDVKVNLPASSSTPQPRPEKPVYLSVKADNSMFIGNDPVTDETMIAELNALTAGKKDTTIFFRADKTVNYETMMKVMDTLHQAGYLKIGLVGEEVAKAK; this comes from the coding sequence ATGGCAATGCGTCTTAACGAAAATCTGGACGATAACGGTGAAATGCATGAAATCAACGTGACGCCGTTTATCGACGTCATGCTGGTGCTGCTGATCATCTTTATGGTGGCCGCGCCGCTGGCGACGGTGGATGTGAAGGTCAACCTGCCGGCCTCCTCCAGCACCCCGCAGCCGCGTCCGGAAAAGCCGGTTTATCTCTCCGTGAAAGCCGATAACAGTATGTTTATTGGCAACGATCCGGTGACGGATGAAACCATGATCGCCGAGCTGAACGCGCTGACGGCCGGGAAGAAAGACACCACGATTTTTTTCCGCGCGGACAAAACCGTTAATTACGAAACCATGATGAAGGTAATGGATACGCTGCACCAGGCAGGTTACCTGAAGATTGGTCTGGTGGGTGAAGAGGTCGCGAAAGCGAAATAA
- the metC gene encoding cystathionine beta-lyase, producing MADKQLDTRLITAGRSKKYTLGSVNSVIQRASSLVFETVEAKKHATRNRAKGELFYGRRGTLTHFSLQQAMCELEGGAGCALFPCGAAAVANTILAFVEQGDHVLMTNTAYEPSQDFCSKILGKLGVTTSWFDPLVGADIVKHIQPNTRVVFLESPGSITMEVHDVPAIVAAVRRVAPEAIIMIDNTWAAGVLFKALDFGIDISIQAATKYLVGHSDAMIGTAVSNARCWDQLRENAYLMGQMVDADTAYMSSRGLRTLGVRLRQHHESSLKIAEWLAAHPQVARVNHPALPGSKGHEFWKRDFTGSSGLFSFVLNKKLTDAELSALLDHMGLFSMAYSWGGFESLILANQPEQIAEIRPQGGVDFDGTLIRLHIGLENVDDLIADLAAGFSRIV from the coding sequence ATGGCAGACAAACAACTGGATACCAGACTGATCACTGCGGGACGCAGCAAAAAGTATACGCTCGGCTCGGTAAATAGCGTTATACAGCGCGCCTCATCGCTGGTCTTTGAAACGGTGGAAGCCAAAAAGCACGCCACCCGCAACCGCGCGAAGGGCGAGCTTTTTTACGGTCGCCGCGGCACGCTAACCCACTTCTCGCTTCAGCAAGCGATGTGCGAACTGGAAGGCGGCGCCGGCTGCGCGCTGTTTCCCTGCGGTGCGGCGGCGGTCGCCAATACCATTCTGGCCTTTGTGGAACAGGGCGATCACGTGCTGATGACCAACACCGCCTACGAACCAAGCCAGGATTTCTGTAGCAAGATTCTCGGCAAACTCGGCGTCACCACCAGTTGGTTCGACCCGCTGGTCGGCGCGGATATTGTTAAGCATATCCAGCCCAACACCAGAGTGGTGTTCCTTGAGTCGCCCGGCTCCATTACGATGGAAGTGCATGACGTACCGGCAATCGTCGCCGCGGTAAGGCGCGTCGCGCCGGAAGCCATCATTATGATCGATAACACCTGGGCGGCGGGCGTACTGTTTAAGGCACTCGACTTCGGGATTGATATCTCCATTCAGGCGGCGACCAAATACCTGGTCGGCCACTCTGACGCGATGATCGGCACTGCGGTTTCCAATGCCCGCTGCTGGGATCAACTGCGGGAAAACGCCTATCTGATGGGGCAAATGGTGGATGCCGATACCGCTTATATGAGCAGTCGCGGGCTGCGAACGCTGGGGGTGCGCCTGCGCCAGCACCACGAGAGCAGCCTGAAGATTGCCGAATGGCTGGCCGCGCATCCGCAGGTTGCGCGAGTGAACCATCCGGCGCTCCCCGGCAGCAAAGGCCATGAATTCTGGAAGCGCGACTTTACTGGCAGCAGCGGTCTGTTCTCGTTTGTGCTCAATAAAAAGCTTACCGATGCCGAACTCTCCGCCCTGCTGGACCACATGGGCCTGTTCAGCATGGCTTACTCGTGGGGCGGTTTTGAGTCGCTGATCCTGGCGAACCAGCCTGAGCAGATAGCGGAAATTCGCCCTCAGGGCGGCGTTGATTTCGACGGCACTTTAATTCGTCTGCATATCGGTTTAGAAAACGTTGACGATCTGATTGCAGATTTAGCCGCCGGTTTCTCCCGCATCGTATAA
- the yghB gene encoding DedA family general envelope maintenance protein YghB, translated as MAVIQDIIAALWQHDFAALADPHVVSVVYFVMFATLFLENGLLPASFLPGDSLLLLAGALVAQGVMSFIPTLLILTTAASLGCWLSYIQGRWLGNTRTVKGWLAQLPVKYHQRATCMFDRHGLLALLAGRFLAFVRTLLPTMAGISGLSNRRFQFFNWLSGLLWVGVVTSFGYALSMIPFVKRHEDQVMTFLMILPIVLLAAGLLGTVVVVIKKKYCNA; from the coding sequence ATGGCTGTTATTCAAGATATTATCGCTGCGCTCTGGCAACACGATTTTGCCGCGCTGGCGGACCCGCATGTTGTCAGCGTCGTCTACTTCGTGATGTTCGCCACGCTGTTTTTAGAAAATGGCCTGCTGCCGGCCTCATTTTTACCGGGCGACAGCCTGCTGCTGCTGGCGGGCGCGCTGGTTGCGCAGGGCGTAATGAGTTTTATCCCCACGCTGCTGATCCTGACGACCGCCGCCAGCCTCGGCTGCTGGCTGAGCTATATTCAGGGACGCTGGCTGGGCAATACCCGAACGGTTAAGGGCTGGCTGGCGCAACTGCCGGTGAAATACCATCAGCGCGCCACCTGCATGTTCGATCGCCACGGTCTGCTGGCGCTGCTTGCCGGGCGTTTTCTGGCGTTTGTACGTACCCTGCTGCCCACGATGGCGGGAATTTCCGGGCTTTCCAACCGTCGCTTCCAGTTCTTTAACTGGCTGAGCGGCCTGCTATGGGTCGGCGTGGTCACCAGTTTTGGCTACGCCCTGAGCATGATCCCCTTTGTAAAACGCCATGAAGATCAGGTTATGACCTTTCTGATGATCCTGCCCATCGTCCTGCTGGCCGCCGGTCTGCTGGGTACGGTAGTGGTAGTGATCAAAAAGAAATACTGCAACGCCTGA
- the exbB gene encoding tol-pal system-associated acyl-CoA thioesterase has translation MGNNLMQTDLSVWGMYQHADIVVKCVMIGLILASVVTWAIFFSKSVDFFSQRRRLKREQQQLAEARSLDQASDIAASFGAKSLNTQLLNEAQNELELSAGSEDNEGIKERTGFRLERRVAAAGRQMGRGNGYLATIGAISPFVGLFGTVWGIMNSFIGIAQTQTTNLAVVAPGIAEALLATAIGLVAAIPAVVIYNIFARQIGGLKATLSDIAAQVLLLQSRDLDLDASASAHPVRTAQKLRVG, from the coding sequence GTGGGTAATAATTTGATGCAGACGGATCTCTCCGTCTGGGGTATGTATCAGCACGCTGACATCGTAGTGAAGTGCGTGATGATTGGTCTGATTCTGGCGTCAGTGGTCACCTGGGCTATCTTCTTCAGTAAAAGCGTCGACTTCTTCTCGCAGAGGCGTCGCCTCAAGCGCGAACAGCAGCAGCTGGCTGAAGCCCGCTCACTGGATCAGGCAAGCGACATCGCCGCCAGCTTTGGCGCGAAAAGCCTGAACACGCAGTTGCTTAATGAAGCGCAGAACGAACTTGAACTCTCCGCAGGCAGCGAAGACAACGAAGGAATCAAAGAGCGCACCGGTTTTCGTCTGGAGCGTCGCGTGGCGGCAGCCGGGCGGCAGATGGGGCGCGGAAATGGCTACCTCGCCACTATCGGGGCGATCTCGCCGTTTGTCGGTCTGTTCGGTACGGTGTGGGGCATCATGAACAGCTTTATCGGCATCGCGCAAACGCAAACCACTAACCTCGCCGTGGTTGCGCCGGGGATCGCTGAAGCGCTGCTGGCGACCGCTATTGGCCTGGTGGCGGCGATTCCTGCCGTGGTTATTTACAACATCTTCGCCCGTCAGATCGGCGGCCTGAAAGCGACGCTGAGCGATATCGCCGCGCAGGTGCTGCTGCTGCAAAGTCGTGACCTGGATCTGGATGCGAGCGCTTCCGCGCATCCGGTACGTACCGCGCAGAAATTACGTGTAGGATAA
- a CDS encoding carboxypeptidase-like regulatory domain-containing protein, whose protein sequence is MKAGMMAGAIVIALLQSGCVIHRQTQPEVEGRLIDSGGRPVTHARLTLVGTADKPDETLSDNDGRFAFQPQHEWIFFLPIGPMDWFYHSLLRANANGKVYEGNLGGGPGGPFALEDKVIKVVCTVPDEPGEMICRYGL, encoded by the coding sequence ATGAAAGCAGGGATGATGGCAGGGGCAATCGTGATTGCCTTACTGCAAAGTGGTTGCGTGATACATCGCCAGACGCAGCCGGAAGTGGAAGGGCGGCTTATCGACAGCGGGGGGAGGCCGGTCACTCACGCCAGATTAACCTTAGTCGGCACCGCTGATAAGCCGGACGAGACGCTTTCAGATAATGACGGTCGCTTTGCCTTTCAACCCCAACACGAATGGATCTTCTTTCTGCCGATAGGTCCGATGGACTGGTTTTATCACAGCCTGCTGCGGGCGAATGCCAACGGTAAGGTGTACGAAGGAAACCTTGGCGGCGGCCCTGGCGGGCCGTTCGCGCTTGAGGATAAAGTGATTAAGGTGGTTTGCACGGTACCAGATGAACCGGGTGAGATGATCTGCCGGTACGGGTTATAA